In a single window of the Leptospira sanjuanensis genome:
- a CDS encoding ATP-binding cassette domain-containing protein, whose amino-acid sequence MSLTVNIQKTLTDRKRFFFLDLDFRFIQDFLFIYGPSGAGKTLTLKVLAGLIKPDRGRILLGETLFFDSEKRIDLPSQERKIGYLPQSYSLFPHLTVRKNLEFPLKDLFSFGLPESDRILVDDILEIFEIQNIAGSYPRYLSGGQKQRVALARALIGKPELLLLDEPFAALNLELKEKMKEELKKIQRLFQVPVVVVSHDPEDYSYFGADSLSIENGITRPMRKEKDKANKTKNSSFKK is encoded by the coding sequence GTGTCCCTAACCGTAAATATTCAAAAAACCTTAACCGATCGGAAAAGATTCTTTTTTTTGGACTTGGATTTCCGTTTTATCCAGGATTTCCTGTTTATTTACGGTCCTTCGGGCGCGGGTAAAACGCTGACGCTTAAGGTTCTTGCCGGTTTGATCAAACCCGATCGGGGAAGAATTCTTCTCGGAGAAACGTTGTTTTTTGATTCGGAAAAACGGATCGATCTTCCCAGCCAAGAAAGAAAGATCGGCTATCTGCCTCAGAGTTATTCTCTCTTTCCTCATCTTACGGTTCGCAAGAATTTGGAGTTTCCTTTAAAGGATCTTTTTTCGTTCGGCTTGCCTGAATCGGATCGGATTCTCGTGGATGATATATTAGAAATTTTTGAAATACAAAATATCGCCGGCAGTTATCCTAGATACCTTTCCGGAGGACAAAAACAGAGAGTTGCCTTGGCGCGCGCGCTCATCGGAAAGCCGGAACTCCTTCTACTCGACGAACCCTTTGCCGCTTTGAATCTGGAACTCAAAGAAAAGATGAAGGAAGAACTCAAAAAAATTCAAAGGTTGTTTCAAGTTCCGGTCGTAGTCGTATCACACGATCCGGAGGATTATTCCTATTTCGGAGCGGATTCTCTTTCGATCGAAAACGGGATTACCCGTCCTATGCGGAAGGAAAAAGATAAAGCGAATAAGACAAAGAATTCTTCGTTTAAAAAATAG
- the modB gene encoding molybdate ABC transporter permease subunit — MTELDWETIRYPIALTLSVSLFSTLIATILGVIAAYLLSRFRFFGKEFLDAVLTLPLVLPPTVLGYYLLVLFGRNGVIGSFLLESFRFSVLFHWSGAVIASIIVSFPLVYRSALSSLEDLDPDYEDTAKTLGKGNFAIFWEVILPLSWRGILAGAMLAYARGMGEFGATLMIAGNIPKRTQTLSLAIYDAVQSGNDQVAFHLVILTSILSVLILTVSTRIFRKSHW, encoded by the coding sequence ATGACCGAGTTGGACTGGGAAACGATTCGATATCCGATCGCGCTGACTTTGAGCGTGAGTTTGTTTTCGACATTGATCGCCACGATTCTCGGAGTGATCGCCGCGTATCTCCTTTCCAGGTTCCGGTTTTTCGGGAAGGAATTTTTGGACGCGGTCTTGACTCTTCCTCTCGTTTTGCCTCCAACCGTGTTAGGATATTATCTTTTGGTGTTATTCGGAAGAAACGGGGTCATCGGTTCCTTTCTTTTGGAATCGTTTCGATTCAGCGTACTGTTTCATTGGTCGGGCGCGGTGATCGCTTCCATCATCGTTTCGTTTCCTCTCGTCTATAGATCCGCGCTCTCGTCTTTGGAAGATCTGGACCCGGATTACGAGGACACGGCAAAAACCTTGGGGAAGGGAAACTTCGCCATTTTTTGGGAAGTGATTCTTCCTTTATCTTGGAGAGGAATTCTTGCGGGCGCAATGCTCGCATACGCGCGCGGGATGGGAGAATTCGGAGCCACGTTGATGATAGCGGGAAACATTCCCAAACGAACGCAAACCCTTTCGCTTGCGATTTACGACGCGGTTCAATCGGGAAACGATCAGGTCGCGTTCCATCTGGTGATTCTGACTTCGATTTTGTCCGTCCTGATTTTGACGGTATCTACGCGGATCTTTCGGAAATCACATTGGTAA
- a CDS encoding bifunctional diaminohydroxyphosphoribosylaminopyrimidine deaminase/5-amino-6-(5-phosphoribosylamino)uracil reductase: MTFLPENIREEMRKLSFLSTGESSPNPPVSCIITDIENKKILAKGRTSPTGGPHAERNAYSEFVKNGLAGTAHNVWVTLEPCTHHGKTPPCLDLILEHKPKTLYYGWKDVNPLVRETDGLKKVEQAGIYVVQDKGLAEIASESLFGFVSRIEHKRPSLILKTAVSKEGTFAASDKKQIFLSGKLSLHLTSLLRAKCDAVLVGPGTLFYDKPGLDFRILSKQWQDLRNELPASSERINSKSSANGFANLLKNILRYGTNADVLDVHSDARTAYQPYRVFLIFEEKNISSEWIEKQKNINEQNASKKCIFLLKEGTILSEETKRALFSLTDHELFTVSTNRLAEDCFAIFSSIGINLLLVEGGNLLYETFSAKMQENDLILKIQTSRSIQNGILPSLQTNAETLLWKTDVGEDSWEAHRCLRV, translated from the coding sequence ATGACCTTCCTCCCGGAAAACATTCGGGAGGAAATGCGCAAGCTCTCCTTCTTATCCACGGGCGAAAGTTCCCCGAACCCGCCCGTTTCTTGTATCATCACCGACATTGAAAATAAAAAAATCTTAGCAAAAGGTCGGACCTCCCCGACCGGCGGACCCCACGCGGAACGGAACGCATATTCAGAATTTGTAAAGAACGGCTTGGCGGGAACGGCGCATAACGTTTGGGTCACGCTCGAACCCTGTACGCATCACGGAAAAACCCCTCCCTGTCTTGATCTGATTTTAGAACACAAACCGAAGACCTTGTATTACGGCTGGAAGGACGTAAACCCACTCGTGCGAGAAACGGACGGATTGAAGAAGGTTGAACAAGCGGGAATCTACGTCGTGCAGGACAAGGGTCTCGCAGAGATCGCCTCCGAAAGTCTGTTCGGATTCGTTTCCCGGATCGAACACAAACGACCTTCCCTGATTTTAAAAACGGCCGTATCGAAAGAAGGAACTTTTGCGGCGTCGGATAAGAAGCAGATTTTTTTATCGGGGAAACTTTCTCTCCATCTAACATCCCTTTTGCGGGCAAAATGCGACGCAGTCTTGGTCGGTCCGGGAACTCTGTTTTATGATAAACCGGGTTTGGATTTTAGGATTTTATCGAAACAATGGCAGGACTTAAGGAACGAATTGCCTGCCTCGAGCGAACGAATCAATTCCAAAAGTTCCGCAAACGGATTTGCGAACTTACTCAAAAACATTCTCCGATATGGAACGAATGCGGACGTTTTGGACGTTCACTCGGACGCGAGGACTGCGTATCAACCGTATCGAGTGTTTCTTATATTCGAAGAAAAGAATATATCGTCCGAGTGGATCGAAAAACAGAAAAACATCAACGAACAAAACGCGTCTAAGAAATGTATCTTTCTGTTAAAAGAAGGAACGATTCTTTCCGAAGAAACGAAACGCGCATTGTTCTCATTGACCGATCACGAACTCTTTACGGTTTCGACGAATCGTCTCGCGGAGGACTGTTTCGCTATTTTTTCCTCGATAGGAATCAATTTACTTCTGGTGGAGGGCGGCAATCTGCTTTATGAAACCTTCTCCGCAAAAATGCAGGAAAACGATCTCATTCTAAAAATTCAAACTTCTCGATCGATCCAAAACGGGATTCTACCTTCGCTGCAAACGAATGCGGAAACTCTCCTTTGGAAAACGGATGTGGGAGAAGACAGCTGGGAGGCGCATCGATGTTTACGGGTTTAG
- a CDS encoding bifunctional 3,4-dihydroxy-2-butanone-4-phosphate synthase/GTP cyclohydrolase II, translating to MIQPIENAIEEIKSGRMIILVDSEDRENEGDLVVAAEFADKEKINFMATFGRGLICMPMEAERLKKLGLNRMVDDYSLGDKHGTAFTVSVDAKHGTSTGISAQDRAITVQALLDEKTVSGDLMRPGHLFPLQAVPGGVLRRAGHTEAAVDLSKLAGLYSAGVICEIMNDDGTMARLPDLEKFAQKHGLNIYTIEDLIRYRRAKENLIRLEVESKLPTEYGDFTIRAYSTMIDDKIHVALIKGDIKKDETVMVRVHSECLTGDIFSSNRCDCGPQLHSALEMISKEGKGVLLYMRQEGRGIGLINKLKAYNIQDKGYDTVEANEKLGFAPDLRDYGIGAQILRDIGIGKMKILTNNPRKIVGLDGYGLEVVERVPIEIQPGSDNHGYLMTKKLKLGHILGLG from the coding sequence ATGATCCAGCCCATTGAGAATGCAATCGAAGAAATCAAATCCGGAAGAATGATCATTCTTGTGGATTCGGAAGACCGCGAAAACGAGGGAGATCTCGTAGTTGCGGCCGAATTTGCGGACAAGGAAAAAATCAACTTTATGGCTACGTTCGGCCGTGGGTTGATTTGTATGCCTATGGAAGCCGAGCGTCTGAAAAAACTCGGACTCAATCGAATGGTGGATGATTATTCTTTGGGCGACAAACACGGAACCGCGTTTACGGTTTCCGTCGACGCGAAACACGGAACATCGACGGGGATTTCCGCTCAAGACAGAGCGATCACCGTGCAGGCGCTTCTGGATGAAAAGACAGTGTCGGGAGATTTGATGCGTCCCGGACATTTGTTTCCTTTGCAGGCGGTTCCGGGCGGAGTTTTGAGAAGAGCGGGACATACGGAAGCCGCAGTGGACTTATCCAAACTCGCCGGCTTATATTCTGCGGGTGTGATCTGCGAAATCATGAACGACGACGGAACTATGGCTCGTCTTCCGGATCTGGAAAAGTTCGCTCAAAAACACGGACTCAATATTTATACGATCGAAGATCTGATTCGCTACAGAAGAGCGAAGGAGAATCTGATCCGCCTCGAAGTGGAATCCAAACTTCCCACTGAATACGGCGATTTTACGATTCGCGCCTATTCTACGATGATCGACGACAAGATTCACGTCGCTCTGATCAAGGGCGATATCAAAAAGGACGAAACCGTTATGGTTCGTGTTCACAGCGAATGTCTTACGGGAGATATTTTTTCGAGCAATCGCTGCGATTGCGGCCCTCAGCTTCATTCCGCTTTGGAAATGATTTCCAAAGAAGGAAAGGGCGTTCTTCTTTATATGAGACAGGAAGGAAGAGGAATCGGTCTTATCAATAAATTAAAAGCTTATAATATTCAAGATAAAGGATATGATACGGTCGAAGCGAACGAGAAACTCGGATTCGCTCCCGATCTACGCGACTACGGAATCGGCGCTCAGATCTTAAGAGATATTGGCATCGGTAAAATGAAGATTCTCACCAACAACCCGCGCAAGATCGTCGGGTTGGACGGTTACGGTTTGGAAGTTGTTGAACGCGTCCCGATCGAAATTCAACCGGGTTCGGATAACCACGGTTATTTGATGACCAAGAAGTTGAAACTCGGTCATATTCTCGGTTTGGGCTGA
- the pdxH gene encoding pyridoxamine 5'-phosphate oxidase, translating into MNSKIAEIRTSYTLSSLDIEDAGNDPVLFFQKWFQEAVLSEVAEVNAMTLATASKDGRPDARTVLLKGITNDSFVFYTNYESRKGKEMDENPRACLVFFWSELERQVRIEGSVSKVSREESEEYFHSRPRESQIGAATSPQSEEIPDRKFLEERYQKLVSKYEGKEIDLPSNWGGYAVHPERIEFWQGRSSRLHDRIVFEKKSDSSWRKFRIAP; encoded by the coding sequence ATGAATTCTAAAATCGCGGAAATCAGAACGAGTTATACTTTATCCTCTTTGGACATCGAAGACGCCGGAAACGATCCGGTTTTATTTTTTCAAAAATGGTTTCAAGAAGCCGTTTTATCGGAGGTCGCGGAAGTCAACGCCATGACCCTTGCAACCGCTTCCAAGGACGGAAGACCTGACGCAAGAACGGTGTTGCTCAAAGGAATCACGAACGATTCGTTCGTCTTTTACACGAACTACGAGAGTAGAAAGGGGAAAGAAATGGATGAGAATCCTCGTGCGTGTCTCGTATTTTTCTGGTCCGAACTCGAACGCCAAGTCCGTATCGAAGGTAGCGTCAGCAAGGTTTCAAGGGAAGAATCGGAAGAATACTTTCATTCCAGACCGAGAGAATCCCAAATCGGAGCGGCGACTTCTCCGCAAAGCGAAGAAATTCCGGATCGTAAATTCTTAGAGGAACGTTATCAAAAACTTGTTTCCAAATACGAGGGGAAAGAAATCGATCTTCCCAGTAACTGGGGAGGTTATGCCGTCCATCCGGAAAGGATCGAATTCTGGCAAGGTCGCTCCAGCCGCTTGCACGACCGGATCGTTTTTGAAAAAAAGTCCGATTCTTCTTGGAGAAAATTCAGAATCGCTCCCTAA
- a CDS encoding riboflavin synthase: MFTGLVETTGKILEISDTPDGRGFLVETTWVQPDIKLGDSISVNGCCQTVTEFANNGNRFRFYSSFKTLELTNFGLLKVGEEVNLERSALPTTRLGGHLVSGHVDGTGKILTKEEREGGSVVCYTVKNDSSLSRYIAPRGSITVDGISLTVVDARAGEFDLVLIPETLKKTNAKSWSSNTILNLEIDLVARYLEQLLKSKE; encoded by the coding sequence ATGTTTACGGGTTTAGTGGAAACGACCGGAAAAATTTTAGAGATCTCCGACACGCCGGACGGAAGAGGATTTCTCGTAGAAACGACTTGGGTTCAACCCGACATCAAGCTAGGAGATTCGATATCGGTGAATGGATGTTGTCAAACGGTGACCGAGTTCGCGAACAACGGAAATCGTTTTCGATTCTACTCGAGCTTTAAAACCCTCGAACTCACCAACTTCGGTCTTCTCAAAGTAGGGGAAGAAGTCAACCTCGAGAGAAGCGCTCTTCCTACGACGCGACTCGGAGGCCACTTGGTCAGCGGACACGTGGACGGTACCGGAAAAATTCTTACCAAAGAAGAAAGGGAGGGCGGCTCCGTAGTCTGTTATACGGTAAAAAACGATTCTTCCCTTTCCCGATATATTGCTCCTCGGGGAAGTATTACCGTGGACGGAATTTCTCTGACTGTCGTAGATGCGCGCGCGGGAGAATTCGATCTGGTTTTGATTCCTGAAACTCTCAAGAAAACCAACGCGAAGTCGTGGAGTTCCAACACGATTCTCAACTTAGAAATCGATCTCGTGGCCCGTTACTTGGAACAGCTTTTGAAGTCTAAGGAATAG
- the modA gene encoding molybdate ABC transporter substrate-binding protein, translating into MNGIKIPAFLVFVLQLSPIFGEEKVLLVSAASSLTQVFTSIGKEFEKKEGIKVSFNFAASGVLLQQIENGAPADVFASADQENVDKGLVKNLFDPATRKNFVSNSLVLIAPIDSKLNLKKVSDLRNETVRKISFGNPAIVPAGKYAKEVLEQEGWDAALEKKWIPGENVRQVLDYVSRGEVDAGFVYRTDAVLFQDRVKVAVANLKTKPILYPAIVVAKSSNGNEAKRFVEFLTSKEAKKIFQKYRFGKP; encoded by the coding sequence ATGAATGGAATCAAGATTCCGGCGTTTCTCGTATTTGTTTTGCAGCTTTCGCCGATATTCGGCGAAGAAAAGGTTCTTTTGGTTTCCGCCGCATCGAGTTTGACGCAAGTTTTTACTTCAATCGGAAAGGAATTCGAAAAGAAGGAAGGAATTAAAGTGTCCTTCAATTTTGCGGCTTCCGGAGTTTTGCTTCAACAGATCGAAAACGGCGCACCGGCGGACGTATTCGCTTCCGCGGATCAGGAGAATGTCGATAAAGGTCTGGTTAAGAATCTATTCGATCCCGCTACGAGAAAGAATTTCGTAAGTAATTCCCTCGTGTTGATCGCGCCGATCGATTCTAAGTTGAATCTAAAAAAGGTGAGCGATCTTAGAAACGAAACCGTCCGGAAAATTTCCTTCGGAAATCCCGCGATCGTTCCGGCGGGAAAATACGCGAAAGAAGTTTTGGAACAAGAGGGATGGGACGCGGCGCTTGAAAAAAAATGGATTCCCGGTGAAAACGTAAGACAGGTTTTGGATTACGTTTCCAGGGGAGAAGTGGACGCCGGTTTTGTTTATAGAACCGATGCGGTTCTATTTCAAGATAGAGTAAAGGTTGCGGTCGCGAATCTCAAAACGAAGCCGATTCTTTATCCGGCGATCGTCGTCGCGAAAAGTTCCAATGGGAACGAAGCGAAACGATTCGTCGAATTTTTAACGTCGAAAGAAGCCAAGAAAATCTTTCAGAAATATCGATTCGGAAAACCTTAG
- a CDS encoding SRP-less Sec system protein, whose translation MKKAAVFISIFLFLGNSIAFAQDGEEIDFLEKVAEPKKTVSKKSSSGSSSASSTKSSKKKEKKKSKKKKKKSSSSTPSNPEGTKKNVEPNNGEEGSNSSSNSSQNGSNGQNNSSSNSSNNGSQTSSRNLEEQQVASASNVDTGNLPKPYWVNEEMKIRPNNLPGYTASAEPSQNEQGPSFQNRLADILKLGEDKKKEEEKKKVQEGQKSGSFTGFISEYKKPIIIVVFILLFALYRLKAGKSRGSSSRRSPVTINKMRRD comes from the coding sequence ATGAAAAAAGCCGCGGTCTTCATTTCCATCTTTCTATTTCTGGGGAATTCCATTGCGTTCGCCCAGGACGGGGAAGAAATCGACTTCCTCGAAAAAGTTGCGGAACCCAAAAAGACCGTGAGCAAAAAGTCTTCTTCGGGATCTTCTTCCGCTTCTTCCACGAAGTCTTCCAAAAAGAAGGAAAAGAAAAAATCCAAAAAGAAGAAAAAGAAATCATCCTCTTCTACTCCTTCCAATCCGGAAGGAACCAAGAAGAACGTAGAGCCGAACAACGGAGAGGAAGGATCCAATTCTTCTTCGAATTCTTCCCAAAACGGTTCGAACGGCCAGAACAATTCCTCCTCTAATTCTTCGAACAACGGTTCTCAAACTTCTTCCCGTAACTTGGAAGAACAGCAGGTTGCAAGCGCGTCTAACGTGGACACGGGCAATCTTCCGAAACCGTATTGGGTGAACGAGGAAATGAAAATCCGCCCGAACAATCTTCCGGGCTACACCGCTTCCGCGGAACCTTCGCAAAACGAACAAGGACCTTCGTTTCAGAACCGCCTTGCCGACATACTTAAGTTAGGCGAAGATAAGAAAAAGGAAGAGGAAAAAAAGAAGGTTCAAGAAGGGCAAAAGTCCGGTTCCTTTACGGGTTTTATTTCCGAGTATAAAAAACCCATCATCATCGTAGTATTCATTCTATTATTTGCTTTGTACAGACTGAAAGCCGGTAAATCGCGCGGAAGTTCCAGCCGCAGATCTCCGGTTACCATCAATAAAATGAGAAGAGACTAG
- the secF gene encoding protein translocase subunit SecF, with the protein MFDFIKYKYVSISVSLALIVFGFTYTFAVHGGFANSLDFNGGLRTVIEFDKNTDRKKLETYFSENKIEAVLLLLDKDKNHYQIDIGLGSVDAILQKYKQKNSLKPEDKVEVSGIDALIAIIMTDFGIDKSKVLSANQVGAVVGGELSSTGTTLLGLTMAIILAYISFRFQFKFALGAILALTHDLVLTVAFIGFFQIKPSVPIIAALLTLLGYSINDTIVVFDRIRENAAGNLNETFGQTINSAINQTLGRTFNTSFATLISIIAIIIGGATELFDFAYVLTFGIIIGTYSSIFIAAPLVDIYDHVIRKARG; encoded by the coding sequence ATGTTTGATTTTATAAAATACAAATACGTTTCCATCAGTGTTTCTCTCGCGTTAATCGTATTCGGTTTTACGTATACGTTTGCGGTTCACGGAGGTTTTGCGAACTCCCTCGACTTCAACGGGGGACTTAGAACCGTAATCGAATTCGATAAGAATACGGACCGCAAGAAGCTCGAAACCTACTTTTCGGAAAACAAGATCGAAGCCGTTCTTCTTTTACTCGATAAGGATAAGAATCATTACCAGATCGATATCGGACTCGGTTCGGTGGACGCGATTCTGCAAAAATACAAACAGAAGAATTCTCTGAAACCCGAAGACAAGGTCGAAGTTTCCGGAATCGACGCGTTGATTGCGATTATTATGACGGACTTCGGAATCGATAAAAGTAAGGTTCTCAGTGCGAACCAGGTCGGTGCGGTAGTCGGAGGAGAACTTTCTTCCACGGGGACCACGCTTCTCGGTCTGACGATGGCGATCATTCTTGCTTATATCAGTTTCCGTTTTCAATTTAAGTTTGCATTGGGAGCGATTCTCGCTTTGACGCACGACTTAGTTTTGACCGTTGCGTTTATCGGATTCTTTCAAATCAAACCGAGCGTCCCGATCATTGCTGCTTTGCTGACTCTTCTCGGATATTCGATCAACGATACGATCGTGGTTTTCGATCGAATCCGCGAGAATGCGGCCGGAAATCTGAATGAAACCTTCGGACAGACGATCAACTCCGCGATCAACCAAACTCTCGGAAGAACGTTTAACACCTCTTTTGCGACTTTGATTTCCATCATTGCGATTATCATCGGAGGCGCGACCGAACTCTTCGACTTCGCATACGTTTTAACGTTCGGGATCATCATCGGAACGTATTCCTCCATCTTTATCGCCGCCCCTCTCGTAGACATTTACGATCATGTGATACGAAAGGCGAGAGGCTGA
- a CDS encoding DUF4349 domain-containing protein, translated as MKQIVRFILIFSLISALACGKGEESKNSSSAPPSEAMSRSVGSADMKKSAPMPEAEKKEAADADDSQSFFASDKAENQLGKVFAPAVSAGNERLLEYNIQLAYQCSDLIQTRKELLDFISKYGYLESSSATNSTSPYMSARVHVRSAKLYEALLELDKLGTLLSEDISAIDHTEGMVWQKRKMTREKIRLSRRNNANSQIAASSKNWEAIEESIASSEDELDLAEHETWKIKDRVTWATIAVSYSLPTAPDKIEVPAYKNAFAGLLNAFLQLTYYLIWWLPFLIIGGVAVYYAGVAYQAIQKKLRK; from the coding sequence TTGAAACAGATAGTTCGATTCATTCTCATATTCTCGTTGATATCCGCTTTAGCGTGCGGCAAAGGCGAAGAATCCAAAAACAGTTCCTCCGCTCCTCCGAGCGAGGCGATGAGCAGATCCGTCGGCTCTGCGGATATGAAAAAATCCGCGCCGATGCCCGAAGCGGAAAAGAAAGAAGCGGCCGATGCGGACGATTCGCAGAGTTTTTTCGCTTCGGATAAAGCGGAGAATCAACTCGGTAAAGTTTTCGCACCCGCAGTTTCCGCCGGCAATGAAAGGCTTCTTGAATACAACATTCAACTTGCGTATCAATGTTCCGATCTGATCCAAACGAGAAAGGAACTTTTGGATTTTATCTCGAAATACGGTTACTTGGAAAGCAGTTCCGCTACGAATTCGACTTCTCCGTATATGAGCGCACGAGTTCATGTTCGTTCGGCGAAACTCTACGAAGCTTTATTAGAACTCGATAAATTAGGAACACTCCTTTCGGAGGACATCTCCGCGATCGATCACACGGAAGGGATGGTTTGGCAAAAACGGAAGATGACCCGTGAAAAGATCCGTCTTTCCAGAAGAAACAACGCGAACAGTCAGATCGCAGCAAGCTCCAAGAACTGGGAGGCGATCGAAGAATCCATCGCAAGCAGCGAAGACGAACTCGATCTCGCGGAACACGAAACCTGGAAGATCAAAGACCGCGTAACGTGGGCAACGATCGCAGTCAGTTACAGCCTTCCGACCGCTCCCGATAAGATCGAAGTTCCCGCATATAAGAACGCGTTCGCCGGTCTCTTGAATGCGTTCCTACAACTTACATATTATTTGATTTGGTGGTTGCCGTTCTTGATCATCGGCGGGGTTGCCGTATATTACGCGGGCGTCGCCTATCAGGCGATTCAAAAGAAACTCCGAAAGTAA
- the secD gene encoding protein translocase subunit SecD, with protein sequence MKSATWIFLPLVIILAATIILYPNFATRELEIAVRKEFTSLPPEQKKAILSKFEERWNHEYKQSDWTISPAPSALNEESYLLVKGRFITSAKINQISQENPELILEAKNKLRPTLVEEWIVKGRPLTIKLGLDLQGGMRVAMKGDFEDYASKLRESYIKEIETLNKTVADPSVDEKEKKKAKDRLEEIESYFELSPSRKLLELEKAKLIIDNRLTSQNLTEPQVRIQKDQDSIEVSLPGVTNSSQILEIIQNTETVEYRLEESENSAGPGVTYAAIIQQEENKLLESGKREETDIVKYQNIVKQKLGKAEQDKFLQSLEDKYKIPKDKYRVFAYWARGNNQNSPLLPRRFIVLEKAIALDGRDMRDARPSFENNSFGYIVSFTLTSAGAEKFFEITSQNKGRNLAIVWGDKVVSAPTIRGAIAGGVAQIDGSFAKEEAVDLANVISEGALPIPLRVLEMRFIGPTLGIESIEVGMKAVMIGFILVMLYMLLIYRLSGLVANVALFANIIILSALLSLMGFTLTLPGFAGIILTVGMAVDANVIIYERIKEELQAGKSASVAVAQGFDNAFWTIIDSNVTTLISGILMIRLGNGPIKGFAITLCWGIVTSLFTSLFLSRLVMDLLVNKLGVQKLQIGFKKLES encoded by the coding sequence TTGAAATCTGCGACATGGATTTTCCTGCCGCTCGTTATTATTTTAGCGGCGACAATCATACTTTATCCCAACTTCGCAACGAGAGAATTGGAAATCGCCGTTCGAAAAGAATTCACTTCGCTTCCGCCGGAACAGAAAAAAGCGATTCTTTCCAAGTTCGAAGAACGTTGGAATCACGAATACAAACAATCCGATTGGACGATTTCTCCGGCTCCGAGCGCACTGAATGAAGAATCCTATCTTTTGGTCAAAGGAAGATTCATCACTTCCGCAAAGATCAATCAGATTTCTCAGGAAAACCCCGAGCTGATTTTAGAAGCGAAGAATAAACTTCGTCCGACTCTCGTGGAAGAATGGATCGTCAAAGGACGTCCTTTGACGATCAAACTCGGTCTCGACTTGCAAGGTGGGATGAGAGTCGCGATGAAAGGGGATTTCGAAGACTACGCTTCCAAACTTCGTGAAAGCTATATTAAAGAAATTGAAACCTTAAACAAAACCGTAGCCGATCCTTCCGTGGACGAAAAGGAAAAGAAAAAGGCGAAGGATCGTCTCGAAGAGATCGAAAGTTATTTCGAGCTTTCCCCGAGCCGTAAACTTCTGGAACTCGAAAAAGCGAAACTCATCATCGACAACCGTTTGACAAGCCAGAACCTGACCGAACCGCAGGTGCGGATTCAAAAGGATCAGGATTCGATCGAAGTTTCCCTTCCGGGCGTGACCAATTCTTCCCAAATTTTGGAAATCATCCAGAACACCGAAACCGTGGAATATCGTCTGGAAGAATCGGAAAATTCCGCGGGTCCGGGTGTTACGTACGCCGCGATCATTCAACAGGAAGAAAACAAACTTCTGGAAAGCGGCAAACGAGAAGAAACCGATATCGTTAAATACCAGAACATCGTAAAACAAAAACTCGGAAAAGCGGAACAGGATAAGTTCCTTCAATCCCTGGAAGACAAGTATAAAATTCCGAAGGATAAATACAGAGTGTTCGCGTATTGGGCGAGAGGAAACAATCAGAATTCTCCGTTGCTTCCGAGAAGATTTATCGTTCTTGAAAAAGCGATCGCTCTCGACGGACGGGATATGCGCGACGCAAGACCTTCTTTCGAAAACAATTCCTTCGGTTATATCGTATCGTTTACTTTGACCAGCGCCGGTGCGGAGAAGTTTTTCGAGATCACTTCCCAAAACAAAGGAAGAAATCTCGCGATCGTTTGGGGCGACAAAGTCGTTTCCGCTCCTACGATCCGCGGTGCGATCGCGGGCGGTGTGGCTCAGATCGACGGTTCTTTTGCAAAAGAAGAAGCCGTGGATCTTGCGAACGTAATCAGCGAGGGAGCGCTTCCGATTCCTCTCCGCGTTTTGGAGATGCGATTTATCGGACCGACTCTCGGGATCGAGTCGATCGAAGTGGGGATGAAGGCCGTAATGATCGGATTCATTCTCGTAATGTTATACATGTTGTTGATCTACAGGTTGTCCGGATTGGTGGCGAACGTCGCACTCTTTGCGAACATCATCATTTTGAGCGCGCTTCTTTCCTTGATGGGATTCACTCTGACTCTTCCCGGATTTGCGGGGATCATCTTGACGGTCGGTATGGCCGTGGATGCGAACGTGATCATCTACGAACGGATCAAGGAAGAATTGCAAGCGGGTAAATCCGCTTCGGTGGCGGTCGCACAGGGTTTTGACAACGCTTTTTGGACGATTATCGACAGTAACGTGACGACCTTGATTTCGGGAATTCTGATGATTCGTCTCGGAAACGGACCGATCAAAGGATTTGCGATCACTCTCTGCTGGGGGATCGTTACTTCTCTTTTTACCTCCTTGTTCCTGAGCCGTTTGGTGATGGATCTTTTGGTCAATAAGCTGGGAGTTCAAAAACTCCAGATCGGCTTTAAAAAACTGGAGTCTTAA